In a genomic window of Pseudomonas mohnii:
- a CDS encoding LexA family transcriptional regulator: MQKRNVSTVLRALLDQHGISPTELHRRTGVPQSTLSRILSGKIVDPSDKHISKIAEYFAVSTDQLRGRVDITPTANAGRGRSHAELKDISLWDDDTPVDDDEVSVPFLREVELAAGSGRFVIEESERASLRFGKRSLRHNGVQFDQAKCVTVRGNSMLPVLRDGATVGVNAGKCGIGDIVDGDLYAINHNGQLRVKQLYRLPTGIRLRSFNRDEHPDEDYSFQEMQEEQIVILGHVFWWGMYAR; the protein is encoded by the coding sequence ATGCAAAAACGCAACGTTTCTACCGTCTTAAGAGCACTGCTCGACCAGCACGGAATCTCCCCCACGGAGCTTCACCGTCGCACTGGCGTGCCCCAATCCACGCTCTCGCGGATTCTCAGCGGGAAGATCGTCGACCCATCGGATAAACACATCTCGAAGATCGCCGAGTACTTCGCCGTGAGCACCGATCAGTTGCGTGGTCGCGTGGACATCACGCCGACAGCCAATGCCGGGCGCGGTCGATCGCATGCTGAACTCAAGGATATAAGTCTGTGGGACGACGATACCCCTGTCGATGACGACGAGGTGTCGGTCCCCTTTCTTCGCGAGGTTGAATTGGCGGCGGGATCGGGAAGATTCGTCATCGAAGAGAGCGAACGCGCCAGCCTGCGCTTTGGCAAGCGCAGCTTGCGCCATAACGGTGTGCAGTTCGACCAGGCCAAATGCGTAACCGTGCGTGGTAACAGCATGCTGCCGGTACTGCGCGACGGTGCCACGGTTGGGGTTAACGCCGGCAAATGCGGGATTGGCGACATCGTTGATGGCGACCTCTACGCCATCAACCACAACGGTCAACTGCGGGTGAAACAGCTTTATCGCCTGCCTACCGGAATTCGCCTGCGCAGTTTCAATCGCGATGAACACCCGGACGAGGACTACAGCTTCCAGGAAATGCAGGAAGAGCAAATCGTCATCCTCGGTCACGTCTTCTGGTGGGGCATGTACGCCCGATAA